Proteins encoded by one window of bacterium:
- a CDS encoding ABC transporter substrate-binding protein, which translates to MGRPTDVANFDPFYVVEDNFSMERTLYDSLARYDPHGRLIPQLAESWEPSKDGLSLRVTLRNGAVFHSGREVRASDVAFSVRHAQEKRAGSQLRVLYNLVTDVETSDERTAVLRFRRPYPAMHDLLELTYVLDEQVATDLKAKPAGSGPFMVESWQPGNELVLKRNPHHWDAPRPYLDGVIQRAIPDAQSLVAALQAGDVDLIWNYPLPFYTQLKRDSRFRVDSGITGANYYDVTLNVTRAPLTDKLVRQAINHAIDRKQFVETVLYGAVTPTQVPFPSYSIAYFRELADRYPYDLDKAQALLAKAGVSSVSFSAVASAQVLPGFVPLAEIMQASLKKIGITMTIMNLEAARYWDLDHSSNFQMLMHNYGRANLDPDTTLGTTVAWRPGTNIGKFSDPKYAQLVTQAGSATNPTVRKTLYRKIVEIILDECWDLPIAAVPSPWAMAQRVKGFAYDRSGYAILAGTSLRG; encoded by the coding sequence CGCGCTACGATCCCCACGGCAGGCTGATCCCCCAGCTGGCGGAGTCGTGGGAACCCTCCAAAGACGGCCTGAGCCTCCGGGTGACGCTGCGGAATGGCGCCGTCTTTCACAGCGGGCGCGAGGTACGCGCGTCCGATGTTGCCTTCAGCGTGCGGCACGCTCAGGAGAAGAGGGCCGGCTCACAGCTGCGGGTCCTGTACAACTTGGTCACGGACGTGGAGACGTCCGACGAGCGCACGGCCGTGCTCCGTTTTCGCCGCCCGTACCCCGCGATGCACGACCTCCTCGAGCTGACCTACGTGCTCGATGAGCAGGTGGCGACCGACCTCAAGGCAAAGCCGGCGGGCTCGGGCCCGTTCATGGTGGAGAGCTGGCAGCCGGGCAACGAGTTGGTGCTCAAGCGCAACCCGCACCACTGGGACGCTCCCCGTCCCTATCTCGACGGGGTGATTCAGCGCGCGATCCCCGACGCGCAAAGCTTGGTCGCCGCGTTGCAGGCCGGAGACGTCGACCTGATCTGGAACTACCCGCTGCCCTTCTACACCCAGCTCAAGCGCGACTCGCGGTTCCGGGTCGACAGCGGTATTACCGGTGCCAACTACTACGACGTGACATTGAACGTCACGCGGGCGCCGCTCACGGACAAGCTGGTCCGACAAGCCATCAACCACGCGATCGACCGGAAGCAGTTCGTCGAGACCGTACTGTACGGCGCCGTCACCCCGACGCAGGTCCCGTTTCCATCGTACTCGATCGCGTACTTCCGTGAACTCGCCGACCGCTATCCGTACGATCTCGACAAGGCGCAGGCCTTGCTCGCCAAGGCCGGCGTCTCCAGCGTATCCTTCAGCGCTGTTGCAAGCGCCCAGGTTCTGCCGGGCTTCGTGCCGCTGGCAGAGATCATGCAGGCCTCGTTGAAGAAGATCGGGATCACCATGACGATCATGAACCTCGAGGCGGCGCGTTACTGGGATCTCGACCACTCCTCGAACTTCCAGATGCTCATGCACAATTACGGCCGGGCGAACCTGGACCCCGATACAACCCTGGGGACGACCGTGGCGTGGCGCCCAGGCACCAACATCGGGAAGTTTTCAGACCCGAAGTACGCCCAGCTCGTCACCCAGGCCGGATCAGCCACGAACCCGACGGTACGCAAGACGCTCTACCGGAAGATCGTAGAAATAATCCTCGACGAGTGCTGGGATCTGCCGATTGCCGCCGTACCGTCGCCCTGGGCGATGGCCCAACGGGTCAAGGGGTTCGCCTACGACCGCTCCGGGTACGCCATCCTGGCCGGCACGTCGCTTAGAGGTTAG
- a CDS encoding ABC transporter permease, with the protein MSRYLIGRLGQMLAVLVLTSMALFLLIRLLPGDPALVYAGENATDSVLAAIRREMGFDRPLPMQYAIWTGHVLGGDLGRSFVSDYPVTGLLAQRLPATMALTAAALVLAVAVSIPMGTLAALRRGSPADYLVTGLTGLGLAVPTFWLGFMLILIFAIMLHWLPSSGTTGLLRPGAYFSHLVLPAVTLAVPQGCALARFVKSALLDILNRDYVRTAKAKGVPGVRLLLRHELRNALVSIATVIGLNIGRLLGGAVIIESVFAWPGVDRLLLEAILNRDYAVVQGALLVFILLFMAVNLITDLLYAVIDPRIRLGGGAAV; encoded by the coding sequence GTGTCACGGTACCTGATCGGACGTCTGGGGCAGATGTTGGCAGTGCTCGTGCTGACGTCCATGGCGCTCTTTCTGCTCATCCGCCTCCTGCCGGGCGATCCCGCCCTCGTCTACGCGGGGGAGAACGCAACCGACTCGGTCCTCGCGGCGATCCGGCGCGAGATGGGGTTTGATCGTCCGTTGCCGATGCAGTACGCGATCTGGACCGGGCACGTCCTCGGCGGCGATCTCGGGCGCTCGTTTGTCAGCGATTATCCGGTGACGGGCCTGCTCGCCCAGCGGCTACCGGCGACGATGGCGCTCACCGCCGCCGCGCTCGTCCTCGCGGTCGCCGTCAGCATCCCCATGGGCACGCTCGCGGCGCTTCGGCGGGGGTCGCCCGCGGACTATCTCGTCACCGGCCTGACCGGCCTGGGGCTCGCGGTGCCGACGTTTTGGCTTGGATTCATGCTGATCCTCATCTTCGCGATCATGCTCCACTGGCTGCCGTCGTCCGGGACGACTGGGCTTCTCCGGCCGGGCGCGTATTTCTCGCACCTCGTGCTGCCGGCGGTCACACTCGCAGTACCGCAGGGCTGTGCGCTCGCTCGGTTCGTGAAATCGGCTCTCCTTGATATCCTGAACCGCGACTACGTGCGCACGGCCAAGGCGAAAGGCGTGCCCGGCGTGCGCCTCCTGCTACGCCACGAACTGCGGAACGCGCTGGTGAGCATCGCGACGGTCATCGGGCTCAACATTGGCCGCCTGCTCGGCGGCGCCGTTATTATCGAATCGGTATTTGCGTGGCCGGGCGTCGACCGGTTGCTGCTCGAGGCTATTCTCAACCGGGACTACGCAGTCGTACAAGGCGCGTTGCTCGTCTTCATCCTCCTCTTCATGGCTGTCAACCTGATCACCGACCTGTTGTACGCGGTCATCGATCCGCGCATCCGGTTGGGTGGGGGCGCGGCGGTGTGA
- a CDS encoding ABC transporter permease, producing the protein MAAAGILMIVFLLAFVLGAPLVWRLDPTAIHRGLMLAPPSHRFPFGTDELGRDLLARVVAGARISLLVGSTAALLGGVFGVASGLLAGYFGHTLDAVVMRTWDALLAFPGALLGIAAATAIGAGLSSVVIAGALTGLPFFSRLVRADTLVEKEREYVMAARSLGAGHLWVLVRHLLPNTLAPALVQASNLVGQAILLEAALSFLGLGIQPPEPSLGTMLYEARTYLGVAPWYSISPGVMLVILVVAVNFLADGLHELMLPGRG; encoded by the coding sequence ATGGCCGCGGCCGGGATTCTGATGATCGTCTTCCTTCTCGCATTCGTGCTGGGCGCACCCCTGGTGTGGCGGCTCGACCCGACAGCGATTCATCGTGGTCTCATGCTCGCGCCGCCAAGCCACAGATTCCCCTTCGGGACCGATGAGCTCGGCCGCGACCTTCTCGCACGCGTGGTCGCCGGCGCCCGCATTTCGCTTCTGGTCGGCAGTACCGCGGCCTTACTTGGAGGCGTCTTCGGTGTGGCCTCCGGCCTGTTGGCCGGCTACTTCGGGCACACCCTGGATGCCGTGGTGATGCGGACATGGGACGCGTTGCTGGCGTTTCCCGGTGCGCTCCTGGGAATCGCTGCCGCGACGGCGATCGGCGCCGGCCTGAGCAGCGTGGTGATCGCCGGTGCCCTAACCGGCCTGCCGTTCTTCTCGCGCCTCGTCCGCGCCGACACGCTTGTGGAAAAAGAGCGCGAGTACGTGATGGCGGCGAGGAGTCTCGGCGCGGGGCATTTGTGGGTGCTCGTGCGGCACCTACTGCCGAATACGCTGGCGCCCGCCCTTGTGCAGGCGTCAAACTTGGTGGGGCAGGCCATCCTGCTGGAGGCCGCTCTGTCCTTTCTCGGGCTCGGGATTCAGCCGCCGGAACCGTCGCTCGGAACGATGCTATATGAGGCCCGAACCTATCTCGGCGTGGCGCCCTGGTACTCGATCTCCCCCGGCGTCATGCTCGTCATTCTGGTGGTGGCGGTCAACTTTCTGGCGGACGGGCTCCA